The DNA region CAAAACATGAATCAGAACAAAAAGACAGGGCATCATGCCACTGCGCCAATCTCGGGGCAGAGCGCGCATGGGCGGTGGTACCCGCGCCCTTCCCGTCTAGCCAACACCGAGAAATACAAGCGCAGTCAGGAAACATGCAGCTTCTGTAACGCAGAGGGGCATGCGCAGGAGCGTACATGCAGACGCGCGAGGCCTGTACGTACATGACGGGGCTTCTAGCGTGCAATGCGTGCACCTTCGTCCCCCCTTTCATTTCTTCAGGCTGTCGAACCGAGCCTgaaggtcgtcgtcgaccggatcgccgccgccgccaccaccacccgccccgACCGCTTGCGCAACCTTGCCCTCGGTGACAGCTGAGTTGCCCAGTGCCGTAGGCGTCTCGCCCAGCTGTGATGCAAATGTTAGCCGATATAACGGGTGTGCCGGAGGGATAGCTCACGGCTTGATTGAAGTCGATGCCAATCTCTTCCAAGACCTGATCGACGACCTcatccccttcctcctccacgccaacatccatggcgtcgtcaacggcatcgtccaTCATCTCCTGTCTTTGTTCCATGATGTCGTTCTCCCGCTCGAATTCCATAGCAATCCGTTGCAACTGAGGTAGGTTCATCGACTTGTTCATGCTGCCAAGTGCCATGGTCGCGCCCTTCATGGCCTGCATCATTTGCTCGTTCGTCCGATATGTCTGTATAGTAGTGCGCGTCGTCATTAGCCTCGATCGACATGGACATAGGCCCAACGCGGTGCCGCCTTTGAGCAGTCATACCTGCAGCCGCAGCGAAATCTTCTGAAGTTGGCTTCGCATGGCAAAGAACTTCTCAATGTACCGCCGCGTACGTACAAGATCCTTTGCTTGGATCTTGCACGCGCCCATCTGACCATTCTTGGCGCTCGTCTTGATCTGTTGGATAAGGGTCTTCTCTTGCTTCTCGAGCTTGACACGCGTTTGGTCGAGTTCCCGGATCGCCTTGTCGAGCATGCGCTGGTTCTTGCGCAGACGCTCCGCGGGCGTCATGCGCTTGCCAAAGGCCCATTCTAGGATCTGCGGTCGCAGAGGGGGTAGGTcagtcgtcgtccaccaggATCGCATCAGCTGAGACGGGGCGCCCTACATTCATCTTGCGTGCTCTCTGACGTCCGCAGGGAAGGGCTTCTCGGGAAAGCcacaaggcggcgggcgcggatAGAATCTTTTCAACGACAGCGTCAATCAGGCAGAAACAGACTGCGTCGATGATATTGAGGGGCGAGAGGATGCAATCCGTCTGCCTGGCTGGTGGCAGCCAAGGATGATGTCCAGGTCGGGCCCTACGTAACCGCGGGTCGCGGCTCTGCCAGCCAGTTGAACTTCTGCGGAAAGCCCAACCGCAGGCGGTACCACCAGACATGCGCCGCTGGCCCGCACCCCGTGCTTGTTCCGTAGTCCAGAGTGGAGAGGACCTCTAACTTCCAACCTGGAACCGACCTGCTGAGGTACCCAGGCATGGCTGGGCGGCTGCAGGCGACCCCACTCCACTGTAATCAACGAGGTCCAGGCGTCACTCATCGGTGGGGTGCACTGACAGCTTGCAAGCTGGAGGCGACAAGAGGTAGAGGGGCAGTACAGGGGCGACAAAATGCCCGCAGaggcccgacgacgctgtcGGCCTCCCTCCCGAGTTTCTGCCGCCACGTGCAGCCAATCAACGCGTTTCCGCAAGCTtccgggcggcgctgcacccGAAGGCATCTGTGGCGGCCAAACATTTCTGTTGGCCGCCACCCCATCCGTGCCATCATTACTCCTTCATTCATTGTTTGTCCTGCATCCGAAAGAGGTGctctcccgcccgcctccccatTTTCCTAGTCACGGTTTCTCGATCATGCCGCTCTGGCGAAGTCGTTCGAGATGAGCCAGGACTACTTTTCCCCCAAGGGCAAATCCCCCGCTCGCTCCGACAacgccgacgctgacgcCGATGCGCCCAAGGATACCGCCTCGCCACCCTCTGCGGTTCCCGGCTACATGACGGTTGGCAACGGTTCCACCTCTGAacacgccgcgcgcctccAGAGTCTGCTCGATGCGGATTCCGGCTACGGTGGTAGCGTGACTGGCGAAGACCAACACCACTCGACCAcagcggccgcgtcgagccATACCTGGGACATGGCGATGCACCACGACAGGCCGCAGTCTGGCGCGCTGCATCAGATGTGGTACAACTCGCAGCGCGCGACCCTCGGCCGCTCTATCAATAAGGTGTTGGAGCTCCTGCAAACCTTGCAAGATATGAACGCATCCTGGCCAGCGCACTACCCATCCGTCCAGCGAGCCGACACCTCTCCGTCTTCCGAGCGGCCGTCATCCCGCCCCGGCCTTAGTCATGCACACTCGATGATGGGAGATGGCCCGACCACATCCGCCTCGACGGATCCTCCACCGGTCTTGCGACGATCCATGACGTCGCTTGAGAACGCTTCGGCCGAGTCAAGTCGAGCTGCTGAAAACCGAAGCATTCCCGAGCCACGGCTCGTGTCGCCTCAGATTGCGCAGGAATTTTCCATTTTGAAGTTGGACTTGAAGCTGGGCTCGTTGCATCAGGCCGAACTGGTTCACTCCCTGGAGAAGAGCTCCATTGCGTCACTCTTGGACGGCAAAATCAGCTCAAGCATAAAGCACCTGCTCTCACTCCGTGAGCGAATCGAAGACACCTCCAGCAAAGTCCTCATTACGGGAGACCTCAATGCGGGCAAGTCCACATTTTGCAATGCGCTCTTGCGCCGCAAGGTGCTCCCTGAGGATCAGCAACCCTGCACTGCCATATTCTGCGAAGTGCTCGATGCAAGAGAAAACGCAAACATCGAGGAAGTGCATGCGGTTCACAAGGACACCACGTACAGCAGAAACGACGAGTCTACCTACGATGTGTTCAGCCTGAAGGAGCTGGAAAGAATAGTGGTGGATAACGAGACATATACCCAGTGCAAGGTATACGTCAAGGACGTGCGGACGATCGACGAGTCGTTGTTGAACAACGGCGTCGTGGACATTGCGCTGATCGACGCACCCGGCCTAAACTCGGACACGACCAAGACGACTGCCATTTTCGCCCGTCAGGAAGAGATTGATGTGGTCGTTTTCGTCGTCTCAGCGGCCAACCACTTTACTCAGTCCGCCAAGGAGTTTATTTGGGCAGCCGCTGCGGAAAAAGCTTACATCTTCATCGTTGTCAATGGCTACGACaccatca from Purpureocillium takamizusanense chromosome 3, complete sequence includes:
- the DID4 gene encoding ESCRT-III subunit protein did4 (EggNog:ENOG503NVGY~COG:U~BUSCO:EOG09264T0J); this translates as MNILEWAFGKRMTPAERLRKNQRMLDKAIRELDQTRVKLEKQEKTLIQQIKTSAKNGQMGACKIQAKDLVRTRRYIEKFFAMRSQLQKISLRLQTYRTNEQMMQAMKGATMALGSMNKSMNLPQLQRIAMEFERENDIMEQRQEMMDDAVDDAMDVGVEEEGDEVVDQVLEEIGIDFNQALGETPTALGNSAVTEGKVAQAVGAGGGGGGGDPVDDDLQARFDSLKK